One window of the Salvia splendens isolate huo1 chromosome 1, SspV2, whole genome shotgun sequence genome contains the following:
- the LOC121801366 gene encoding kinesin-like protein KIN-14I isoform X2: MPPELAGAIPSIDKFQVEGFLRAIQKQLNSAGKRGFFSKRTVGAQVREKFTFEDMLCFQKEPIPTSLLKVNSDVISRAVKLFQVILKYIGVDSSDRVSSMSLDERIELVSKLFKHSLKRSELRDELFMQVSKQTRHNPDRHSLIRAWELMYLCASCMPPCKEIGGYLSEYVHTVAHSISNDSEVQALAMNTLNALKRSVKAGPRHTIPGREEIDAVLTGKKLTTIVFFLDETFEEITYDMATTVADAVEVLITLPHMYTYISYLWVAGTISTEKLV, encoded by the exons ATGCCACCTGAACTTGCTGGTGCTATACCGTCGATTGACAAGTTCCAG gtTGAGGGATTCTTGAGGGCTATACAGAAGCAGCTTAATTCAGCTGGTAAACGCGGCTTCTTCTCTAAAAGGACAGTTGGAGCACAAGTCCGAGAAAAATTTACCTTTGAGGATATGCTATGTTTCCAAAAG GAACCTATCCCAACTTCGCTGCTTAAAGTAAACAGTGATGTAATTAGTAGAGCAGTTAAGCTGTTCCAAGTCATCCTGAAGTATATTGGGGTTGATTCCTCTGACCGAGTTTCTTCAATGAGCTTAGATGAACGCATTGAGCTTGTTAGCAAACTATTCAAGCATTCTTTAAAGCGTTCTGAACTCCGAGATGAACTATTTATGCAAGTCTCGAAGCAAACAAGACATAATCCTGATAG GCACTCATTAATTAGGGCTTGGGAGCTGATGTATCTATGTGCATCCTGCATGCCACCTTGCAAGGAAATTGGTGGGTATTTGTCCGAGTATGTACATACTGTGGCACACAGTATCAGTAATGATTCTGAAGTCCAAGCCCTTGCTATGAACACATTGAATGCATTAAAGCGTTCTGTTAAGGCTGGACCAAGGCATACAATACCTGGACGCGAGGAGATTGATGCTGTTTTAACTGGTAAAAAACTCACAACTATAGTTTTTTTCCTGGATGAGACCTTTGAAGAGATTACATATGACATGGCCACAACTGTAGCTGATGCTGTTGAGGTACTGATCACACTTCCTCATATGTACACATACATTTCATATTTGTGGGTGGCTGGTACAATAAGTACAGAAAAATTGGTATAA
- the LOC121801366 gene encoding kinesin-like protein KIN-14I isoform X1, translating into MATDMAHSLRSSRSSFGSSNGFETPSHNSFATSNGDDYDSDGSNFAPRGGLAHFIVCATFGLPIIVFCTPNTLSSVMPPELAGAIPSIDKFQVEGFLRAIQKQLNSAGKRGFFSKRTVGAQVREKFTFEDMLCFQKEPIPTSLLKVNSDVISRAVKLFQVILKYIGVDSSDRVSSMSLDERIELVSKLFKHSLKRSELRDELFMQVSKQTRHNPDRHSLIRAWELMYLCASCMPPCKEIGGYLSEYVHTVAHSISNDSEVQALAMNTLNALKRSVKAGPRHTIPGREEIDAVLTGKKLTTIVFFLDETFEEITYDMATTVADAVEVLITLPHMYTYISYLWVAGTISTEKLV; encoded by the exons ATGGCAACTGATATGGCACATAGTTTGAGATCAAGCCGGTCTTCATTTGGCTCTAGCAATGGGTTTGAAACCCCTTCGCACAACTCTTTTGCCACCTCAAACGGTGATGATTATGACTCTGATGGTTCCAACTTTGCGCCACGGGGTGGGCTAGCTCATTTCATCGTGTGTGCTACTTTTGGATTGCCAATTATAGTTTTTTG TACACCGAATACCCTGTCGTCAGTTATGCCACCTGAACTTGCTGGTGCTATACCGTCGATTGACAAGTTCCAG gtTGAGGGATTCTTGAGGGCTATACAGAAGCAGCTTAATTCAGCTGGTAAACGCGGCTTCTTCTCTAAAAGGACAGTTGGAGCACAAGTCCGAGAAAAATTTACCTTTGAGGATATGCTATGTTTCCAAAAG GAACCTATCCCAACTTCGCTGCTTAAAGTAAACAGTGATGTAATTAGTAGAGCAGTTAAGCTGTTCCAAGTCATCCTGAAGTATATTGGGGTTGATTCCTCTGACCGAGTTTCTTCAATGAGCTTAGATGAACGCATTGAGCTTGTTAGCAAACTATTCAAGCATTCTTTAAAGCGTTCTGAACTCCGAGATGAACTATTTATGCAAGTCTCGAAGCAAACAAGACATAATCCTGATAG GCACTCATTAATTAGGGCTTGGGAGCTGATGTATCTATGTGCATCCTGCATGCCACCTTGCAAGGAAATTGGTGGGTATTTGTCCGAGTATGTACATACTGTGGCACACAGTATCAGTAATGATTCTGAAGTCCAAGCCCTTGCTATGAACACATTGAATGCATTAAAGCGTTCTGTTAAGGCTGGACCAAGGCATACAATACCTGGACGCGAGGAGATTGATGCTGTTTTAACTGGTAAAAAACTCACAACTATAGTTTTTTTCCTGGATGAGACCTTTGAAGAGATTACATATGACATGGCCACAACTGTAGCTGATGCTGTTGAGGTACTGATCACACTTCCTCATATGTACACATACATTTCATATTTGTGGGTGGCTGGTACAATAAGTACAGAAAAATTGGTATAA